The nucleotide sequence TCTCCGCTGCCAGCCTGGCCCCCGTCTTTCGGTGGGCTCCGTAAAGGATGGCTGTTCATATTGCTCAGCGTGGCCGTTTTTCACGTGACTTATCGCACGGTTTCGGCTATATTTGATGGCAATTCTCATTGAACGACGGCTTCAAAAAGGTGGAAGGAGAACTTTGTGACTGACCAGACGAATTCAGTGTCTGTGACCCCTTTCGGTATCCCGCCACGACAGGGTCTATACGACCCGGCTTACGAGCATGATGCCTGCGGCGTCGGCTTCGTGGTCGATATCAAGGGTCGTAAATCCCATACTATCATCCAGCAGTCGCTGACGATTCTGAAGAATCTGCTGCATCGTGGCGCCTGCGGCGCCGAGCCGAACACGGGCGATGGAGCCGGCATTCTCATTCAGATGCCCCATGCCTTTCTTGCCCGCGAGTGCGCCCAGATCGGGTTCACCCTGCCCGCGCCGAAGCAGTACGGCGCCGGGCTGGTCTTCCTGCCCACGGACCCTTCGCAGGCCGCAAAATGCCAGGCGATCTTCGAGGAGCTGATCCTGCAAGAGGGGCAGACGCTCCTGGGGTGGCGCGACGTACCGACCGACGATTCGCAGATCGGCCCAAGCGCCAAGGCCGCTGAGCCGGCCTTCAAGCAGATCTTCATCGGCCGCAACCCGGCCATTCAGGACGATTGGGCGTTCGAACGGACGCTCTACGTGATCCGCAAGCAGGTCGAGCATGTGGTCTACGACTCGGCCCTGCCGCAGCGGAAGCTCTTCTATCTGCCAAGCCTCTCCTCAACTACGCTGATCTACAAGGGAATGCTCTCGGCGGATCAGATCGAGACGATCTTCCCGGACCTCATGGACCCGGCCGTTGAATCGGCGCTGGCGCTGGTTCACCAGCGCTTTTCGACCAACACCTTCCCCTCTTGGCCGCTGGCCCACCCCTACCGGTATATGGCCCATAACGGCGAGATCAACACGCTGCGCGGCAACATCAACTGGATGCGCGCTCGCGAGGCGCTGTGCGAATCCGAACTGCTGCCCGACCTCAAGAAGATCTTTCCGATCGTGCTGGAGGGTGGGAGCGACTCGGCGATCTTCGATAACGTCCTGGAGTTCCTGGTCATGGCCGGGCGTCCCCTGCCCCACGCCATCCTCATGATGATCCCGGAGGCCTGGAGCGGTCACGAATCGATGGGTGAGGAGCGCAAGGCCTTCTACGAGTACCACGGCTGCCTGATGGAGCCCTGGGACGGGCCGGCCTCGATTGCCTTTACCGACGGGACGGTGATCGGGGCGGTGCTGGACCGCAACGGACTGCGCCCGTCGCGCTACTACGTCACGAAGGACGGCCTGGTCGTCATGGCATCAGAGGTTGGGGTATTGGATATCCCGCCCGAGAATGTGCTGATCAAAGAGCGCCTGCACCCCGGCAGGATCTTCCTGGTGGACACCGCCCAGGGGAGGATCATCGACGATACCGAGTTGAAGCATGCCTTTGCCACCGAGCACCCGTATCGAGAGTGGCTCGATTCGAACCTGATCCCGCTGGAGGAGTTACCGGCGCCGCCTCACGTGCATGAGCCGGATCACGAGACAGTACTGCAGCGGCAGCAGCTCTTCGGCTATACCCATGAAGATCTGCGCCTCCTGATCGGGCCGATGGCCATGAAGGGTGAGGAGCCGGTCGGCTCCATGGGGACCGACACGCCGCTTGCCGTCCTCTCCAACCGTCCGCGTCTGCTCTACGACTATTTCCAGCAGCTCTTCGCCCAGGTGACCAACCCCCCGTTGGACGCAATCCGGGAAGAACTGGTCACTCAGATGGCGACCACCATCGGACCGGAACGGAACCTGCTCAAGCCGGAGCCTGAAAGCTGCCGGCAGATCAAATTGAAGACACCGGTTCTGGATAACGAGGAGTTGGCGCGGATCCGTTATATGGATCTACCCGGCTTCAGGTCGATGACGCTGCCGATGCTGTTCCCGGTGGCCGAAGGCGGCAAGGGCCTCCAGCAGGCGCTGGAGGAGCTGTGCCGCAAGGCGAGCCAGGCTATTGCGGATGGTTATACCTTCCTCATCCTGTCCGACCGGGGTGTATCGAAGGATCTGGCCCCGATCCCGGCTCTCCTCGCCACCGCCGGCGTTCATCATCACCTGGTTCGTGAGGAAACCCGGACGCGTGCCGGACTGATAATTGAGAGCGGCGAGCCGCGCGAGGTCCACCATGCCGCGTTGCTCATCGGATACGGCGCGGGCGCCGTCAACCCATACCTGGCCTTCGAAAGCCTCGACGATATGATCCGCGAGGGGCTGCTGCCCGAGATGGACCACAAGAAGGCCGTCAAGCACTATATCAAGGCGCTCAATAAGGGCGTCCTGAAGGTGATCTCCAAGATGGGGATCTCCACGATCCAATCTTACCGTGGCGCCCAGATCTTCGAGGCGATCGGGCTGGACAAGGCGTTCGTCGACCGGTGCTTCACCTGGACCGCCTCCCGAATCGGCGGTATCGGGATCGATGGGATTGCCGAAGAGGTGATCCTCCGCCATCGCAAGGCCTTCCCAGACAGACCCGTCGGCGAGCCAAACCTTGAGTGGGGCGGTGAATATCAGTGGCGGCGAGACGGCGAGTATCATCTCCTGAATCCCGAGACGGTCGCGAAGCTGCAGTACTCTACACGGACCGGCCAATACACTATCTTCAAGGAGTACACCACGCTGGTCAACAATACCAGCCAGAACCTGTGCACCCTCCGGGGGCTGTTCGAGATCAAGCGCGCCGAGCAGCCGATTCCGATCGAAGAGGTCGAGCCTGCCGAGTCGATCCTCAAGCGCTTCGCCACCGGGGCCATGTCGTACGGCTCCATCAGCCAGGAGGCCCACGAGACGCTGGCCATTGCCATGAACAGGCTGGGCGCCAGGTCGAATACCGGAGAGGGGGGCGAGGATCCCGCTCGCTTCATACCGGATCCCAACGGCGACTGGCGTCGCAGCGCCATCAAGCAAGTCGCCTCCGGTCGCTTCGGGGTCACCAGCGAGTACCTGGTCAATGCCACCGATCTGCAGATCAAGATGGCGCAGGGCAGTAAGCCTGGTGAGGGTGGCCAGCTCCCCGGCGCAAAAGTCTATCCCTGGGTCGCCAAGGTGCGGCATTCAACCCCTGGCGTGGGCCTTATCTCGCCGCCGCCGCACCATGACATCTACTCCATCGAAGACATTAAACAGCTCATCCATGACTTGAAGAATAGTAATCCAAGTGCTCGTATTCACGTCAAATTAGTAGCAGAAGTTGGAGTTGGGACGATCGCAGCCGGGGTAGCTAAGGCCTTTTCCGATGTGGTTCTGATCTCCGGATTCGATGGGGGGACGGGGGCTTCCCCGCTGGGTTCCATCAAGCACGCAGGCCTGCCATGGGAGCTGGGACTGGCCGAGACTCAGCAGGTACTGGTGATGAACAAGCTCCGGGATCGGATTGCCGTCCAGGTCGATGGTCAGATGAAGACCGGGCGCGATGTCGTCATCGCCGCGCTGCTGGGTGCCGAGGAGTTTGGCTTCTCCACGGCGCCGCTGGTCGTATCAGGCTGTATCATGATGCGCGTCTGCCATCTGAACACCTGCCCGGTGGGAGTCGCCACTCAGGATCCAGAGTTGAGAAAGAACTTCTCCGGCAAGCCGGAGTATGTCGAAAATTTCTTCCGCTTCATTGCGGCCGAGGTGCGCGAGCTGATGGCGGAACTTGGCTTCCGCACCATGGATGAGATGATCGGTCGCGTGGATAGGCTCGACACGAAGAAGGCGGTGGAGCACTGGAAGGCCAAGGGACTGGACTTCTCGTCGATCCTCTATCGCCCGGAGGTCGGGCCTGAGGTGGCCATCCGTAAGGTGCGAGAGCAGGATCATGGCCTGGAACAGTCGCTGGACATGACCACCATCGTCCCGCTCTGCGAACCCGCGCTCGAACGGCGGGAGCCGGTGGGCCTTCGCCTACAGATCAGGAATGTCAACCGCACGGTCGGCACTATCCTGGGCTCCCAGGTGACCAGGCGCTACGGGGGCGACGGCCTACCGGAGGACACGATCCGGATCCACTTCACCGGGTCGGCCGGGCAAAGCTTCGGCGCCTTCATCCCCAAAGGGGTCACGCTGGCCCTGGAGGGCGACAGCAACGACTACCTGGGGAAGGGGCTGTCGGGCGGTAAGATCATTGTCTTCCCCCCTCGTCAGGCGACGTTCGTCCCTGAAGAGAATATTCTGGTCGGTAACGTAGTGCTATACGGCGCCACAAAGGGTGAGGTCTATCTCCGGGGCGTCGCCGGCGAGCGGTTCGCGGTGCGCAACAGCGGGGCTCATGCGGTGGTGGAAGGTGTCGGCGACCATGGCTGCGAGTATATGACCGGCGGCCGCGTGGTGGTCATCGGTCACACCGGGCGGAATTTCGCCGCCGGGATGTCCGGGGGCGTGGCCTATGTCCTGGACGAAGCCGGCGACTTCAAGACCCGGTGCAATCTCAGTATGGTTGATCTGGAAGCCTTAGATACCGAGGAGGAGATTGAGGAGGTCAAGGAGCTACTGCGCCGCCACCTCCGCTATACCGGCAGCACGGTGGCTGAGCGGATCCTCGGAAGCTGGCAGACAATGGAGGCCAAGTTCGTCAAGGTGATACCAAAAGACTACAAACGGGCGATGAAAGCAATGAAACGCGCTGAGACTGAAGGGATCCCCTGGGAACAGGCGGTGATGATGGGCGCCCATGGGTAAGCCAACCGGTTTCATCGAGTTCAAGCGCGAAAAGCAACCATACCGGCCGGTCGAAGAGCGGATCAAAGACTGGCAGCAGGTGATGCTGCCGTGGCCGACAGAGGTGCTGAGGCGGCAAGGGGCGCGCTGCATGGACTGCGGCATCCCGTTCTGCCATCAGGGCTGCCCGCTTGGCAATATCATCCCGGACTGGAATGACCTGGTCTACCGCGACCGCTGGCAGGACGCCATCGAGCGCCTGCACGCCACCAACAACTTCCCGGAATTCACCGGGACCGCCTGCCCGGCGCCCTGCGAGGGCTCATGCGTCCTCGGGATCAACAACGACCCCGTGACGATCAAGGCGATCGAGTTAGCCATTGTCGAGCACGCCTTCGAGGCCGGATGGATCAAGCCAGAACCTCCCGCGCTACGCACCGGAAAAAAAGTGGCGATTGTGGGCTCGGGTCCGGCAGGGCTTGCGGCAGCCCAGCAGCTCAACCGCGCCGGTCATTGGGTGACGGTCTTCGAACGGGCCGACCGGATCGGCGGCCTGTTGCGCTACGGGATTCCGGAGTTCAAACTGGAAAAGCGGGTGCTGGACCGACGGCTTGATCAGATGACTAAGGAAGAGGTTCAATTCCGTATTCAGGCAAACGTTGGGGTGAATGTGGCGATCGAGGAGCTTCGGCGCGAGTTTGATGCCATTCTTCT is from Candidatus Methylomirabilis sp. and encodes:
- the gltB gene encoding glutamate synthase large subunit, with amino-acid sequence MTDQTNSVSVTPFGIPPRQGLYDPAYEHDACGVGFVVDIKGRKSHTIIQQSLTILKNLLHRGACGAEPNTGDGAGILIQMPHAFLARECAQIGFTLPAPKQYGAGLVFLPTDPSQAAKCQAIFEELILQEGQTLLGWRDVPTDDSQIGPSAKAAEPAFKQIFIGRNPAIQDDWAFERTLYVIRKQVEHVVYDSALPQRKLFYLPSLSSTTLIYKGMLSADQIETIFPDLMDPAVESALALVHQRFSTNTFPSWPLAHPYRYMAHNGEINTLRGNINWMRAREALCESELLPDLKKIFPIVLEGGSDSAIFDNVLEFLVMAGRPLPHAILMMIPEAWSGHESMGEERKAFYEYHGCLMEPWDGPASIAFTDGTVIGAVLDRNGLRPSRYYVTKDGLVVMASEVGVLDIPPENVLIKERLHPGRIFLVDTAQGRIIDDTELKHAFATEHPYREWLDSNLIPLEELPAPPHVHEPDHETVLQRQQLFGYTHEDLRLLIGPMAMKGEEPVGSMGTDTPLAVLSNRPRLLYDYFQQLFAQVTNPPLDAIREELVTQMATTIGPERNLLKPEPESCRQIKLKTPVLDNEELARIRYMDLPGFRSMTLPMLFPVAEGGKGLQQALEELCRKASQAIADGYTFLILSDRGVSKDLAPIPALLATAGVHHHLVREETRTRAGLIIESGEPREVHHAALLIGYGAGAVNPYLAFESLDDMIREGLLPEMDHKKAVKHYIKALNKGVLKVISKMGISTIQSYRGAQIFEAIGLDKAFVDRCFTWTASRIGGIGIDGIAEEVILRHRKAFPDRPVGEPNLEWGGEYQWRRDGEYHLLNPETVAKLQYSTRTGQYTIFKEYTTLVNNTSQNLCTLRGLFEIKRAEQPIPIEEVEPAESILKRFATGAMSYGSISQEAHETLAIAMNRLGARSNTGEGGEDPARFIPDPNGDWRRSAIKQVASGRFGVTSEYLVNATDLQIKMAQGSKPGEGGQLPGAKVYPWVAKVRHSTPGVGLISPPPHHDIYSIEDIKQLIHDLKNSNPSARIHVKLVAEVGVGTIAAGVAKAFSDVVLISGFDGGTGASPLGSIKHAGLPWELGLAETQQVLVMNKLRDRIAVQVDGQMKTGRDVVIAALLGAEEFGFSTAPLVVSGCIMMRVCHLNTCPVGVATQDPELRKNFSGKPEYVENFFRFIAAEVRELMAELGFRTMDEMIGRVDRLDTKKAVEHWKAKGLDFSSILYRPEVGPEVAIRKVREQDHGLEQSLDMTTIVPLCEPALERREPVGLRLQIRNVNRTVGTILGSQVTRRYGGDGLPEDTIRIHFTGSAGQSFGAFIPKGVTLALEGDSNDYLGKGLSGGKIIVFPPRQATFVPEENILVGNVVLYGATKGEVYLRGVAGERFAVRNSGAHAVVEGVGDHGCEYMTGGRVVVIGHTGRNFAAGMSGGVAYVLDEAGDFKTRCNLSMVDLEALDTEEEIEEVKELLRRHLRYTGSTVAERILGSWQTMEAKFVKVIPKDYKRAMKAMKRAETEGIPWEQAVMMGAHG